The Candidatus Bathyarchaeota archaeon genomic interval TCGAATGCTCGCCTTCCATTTTCGCCAAGTTTCCTTCTAAGGGATGGATCATTTTTTAAACGGATAATTGCATTTCGCACTTCTTCCACATCATAATCCACGATTAAACCGCAATGAGCCTCGGCCACAACATCCCTACATACATTAGTTATTACTGGAACCCCTAGCATCATAGCCTCAAATAACTTGTTTGGACTTGCAACACGATTTATTGGAATGGAAGGATCATACAAAACGGGGATTACATCAGCTATTCTCTCTAAATTTATGACCTCCGTTGCTTCTAACAAACCGACATAGCGAACATTTGAGTTTTTAAGCAAATGAATTAATGTATAATCAAAAACCCGTCCGGCTAAGATTAGACGCACATCCCTTAAATCCTTAATAGCTTCACCGATTAAAATTAGCCCTCTATCATGCGCTATAGCCCCAGCATAGACCAGAGTCAAAACTCCAGGTTCATCAACTTCTAAAATCGGTTTATCTTCAGTTTTTTCCAATCCCTCAAAGTCAGGACAGTTCATTATAACCTCTGTATATTTAGGCAGGTATCCACCAAAGGAAGACTTACGCTCATCTGAAACCACTATCAACGCATCTGAATTTTTAGCCAAAATATCTTCAATTTTATTCACAGCAAGGTAGATAAGACGATACTTGGGTGGAATGAAAGCCATAGCAAATCTATCAAAATTATCAAAAACAAGTTTGACTGAAAATAATGTTTTGAAAAAATAACCTGGCACTAATGCGTCAAGATCGCATGCATGAATAATTTTTGGTTTATAAGTGAGCAAATTCTTAAAAGTCCACAACCAAAACAGCGGATAATATAATAAGATATGGAACTTTGAATAAGGAGCTTTCATTTTAAACCGTTTTACAGGCGCAAGTTTCTCCAGAATCTCAAAAGAACTATGTGTTCCTTCACGATCCCATCCTAAAACGAGTAGCCTATACTTTCTAGATAGAGAACGAATGATCTTCAAAACCCTCATTTCGTATAAAACGGGATTAGACCTAATTAACACAACTTCAAAATAATTTTCCAGCATCGCACACTTCGCCTCGTAAGGTTGCTATTCAAAGCTAAACCTAAAAACTCAGATAGTTTTTCTTGCAGCATAAGTGGCAATCCAGCACAAATGCTTTAAGCCCGATTTACAAAGCAAAACATCAAACGATGCAACAGCTTTAAAAATCTGGTACCTCTAAAGAAGGATACCCACTTTCCCAAAATAGGGAATATGTGAATAAATAAAAAGAAATAACCCTCGTTAACGATATTGAACCGCGCTTTGCCCAACATTTCTTTTAAAACGATCGGGACAAAGGGTCTTTCGGAACGAACATGAATATCTGTTGGAAAAAACTTACGACCGATCGCTGCAATAGGGTTAAGGGCTCCAGACTCATAAAAGATCACGCTTCCACCTTCACAAAGAACTCGTTGCATTTCTAAAATTCCTTTGCTAGGATCAGCTAGATGATGCAGAGTTGATTTACAGACAATAACATTAAAACTAGAACCTTTAAATGGAAGCCTTTGCGCATCACCAAGTACTATGCAAGCAATTCTTTTGTCAATTTTCTGCAACTCCTTGCGCGAAATGTTAATCCCTACAATCTCTTTGATGTTTTTGCTGGATTTATACACCCAAAACACTTCGCCGCCTGCACCTAATATGGCAAACGCCCGTGGAAAGTTTCGTTAGGAGATGCTCAAAGTGTGAGTGAGGGCCAAGCTCAAGCAAATGATTCATAGCCTGGATGTGCCATTGCTCTCCCCATTTCATGCGTTTATCCCTTACTCACCTTTGTATGAAGTACATTTTCACTTTGAGACCCAATGGTAGAATATTTCACACGGTGCATCTTTTCTCTTCCATTTTCCCTTTTTAATACCATAAATCATTCCGATAAAATAACTCGAATGCTCTATGACAAATAGAAGCGGAACCAAAAATAAAAAACGAACTTCCTTCATTTTTATAACGGCTTGCAACCCTTTAAGCAATATAGTGATTAAGTAAATAGCTAAAAGCACCAGCGCAATGAAAGGGAAAAACCACGCAACAAAAGGAAAAAGAAGAACTCCTACAAAGGGAACAATTGCCCCTTTATTCGCATAACTCCTGTTCGTAAGTATAGACCTCATTCGCCCCACTCCATACAAGAAAAACTGTTTAGCAAATTGCTTAATTGTGCTCCTGCGGTGGTGCTCTACACAAATCGATGGAACAAGTAGAAGCTTGTAACCCAATGCTCTCACCTTATAACTGAGATTTGTATCTTCACAAAGTTCGAACTCTTCATCAAAACCCCCAGTCTCTAAAAGAACCTTCCGCCAAAAAGCGCTATTTATACAAGCCAAAGCATTTACAAACTTGGGCTTTGAGGGTTTATGGAGACTAGCAGAACCCAAACTTCCCAAATAACTCGAAAAAACCAAATCAACTGCCTTACCAAGAATAGAATCATCGGAGGGAGAAACATTTATACCCCCTACTCCTCCTAAAGTCGAAGATTGCTTAAGATTGCTAACGAGCAGAGAGAGCCAATCTCGGGATGCTTTACAGTCAGAATCTATAAATACTATAATTTCACCTCGCGCTAACTTAATGCCAAAATTTCTGGCTTGAGAGCGATTTCCTCCCTTAATAACTATCACTTCAAATTTACCCGAAAAAGTTGTCTCCTTCAAACTCGCCAGACATTCACTGATATACGAATCTTTTTCATCTCTTATCGGAATGACAATGCTCACCTCAACCGGCATTTCCAACTTGATCCACATCACGTCGCAAGAATGAAGATCATGTAAACGCCAAGAAGCTTTCTTCGGGTATACTCCCTTTTGTTTTTTAGCAAGTTGAACTAACTCAAACACACTCTCAATGCTTCAATTATCCTTGCTCCAGCCTTCCCATCGCCGAAAGGATTTGGCCAGTTTCTCTCTTTATTGAGCATAAAATCTACTTTTTTAATGATTTCGTGTGGGTTTGTTCCGGCTAAAATGTTTGAGCCGACTTCAAGGGTTTCTGGTCTTTCTGTATTGTCTCTCATGGTGACGCATGGTACGCCTAAGATACAGGCTTCTTCTTGTACTCCGCCTGAATCGGTGAGCACAAGCCTAGCGTTGCTTTCAAGCTGTAGGAAACTTAAGTAATCTAAAGGCTCAATGAGCCTAATGCTGTGAGGCTTCAGTCCAAAAGCTTCTAACCGTTTTCTAGATCTCGGATGGATGGGATAAATCAGCTCAGCGCCAAACTCTCTATGAACCATTTCCAGCCCTTTCAAAATGTTGCGAAACCTCTTTTCATCGTCAACGTTTTCCTGCCTATGAACGGTAACCACAAAATATTCATCCTCGTCAAGGCCCAAATCATTTAAAATGTTCACCGTTTTTCTGGCTATCTCCAAATTCTGGAAAACCGCATCGACGATCGTGTTGCCCGTGACAAATATTTTCTCTTCCGCTACGCCTTCTCCAATTAGTATCCGCCTCGACTTTTCAGTTGGAGCGAACAAGTAATCGGAGCAGTGATCAGTCAAAACCCGGTTTATCTCTTCGGGCATTCTCCGGTCATAACTGCGTAAGCCAGCCTCCACATGTCCAACCTTAATTCCCAGCTTAACAGCCGCTAAAGCGCCAGCCAAAACCGTGTTGGTGTCCCCCTCAACCAAAACCACGTCAGGCCATTCTTGCCGCAAAACTTTTTCTATTCCTATAAGCATTTTGCCAGTCTGCTCGGCGTGGCTTCCTGAGCCAACATCCA includes:
- a CDS encoding glycosyltransferase, coding for MLENYFEVVLIRSNPVLYEMRVLKIIRSLSRKYRLLVLGWDREGTHSSFEILEKLAPVKRFKMKAPYSKFHILLYYPLFWLWTFKNLLTYKPKIIHACDLDALVPGYFFKTLFSVKLVFDNFDRFAMAFIPPKYRLIYLAVNKIEDILAKNSDALIVVSDERKSSFGGYLPKYTEVIMNCPDFEGLEKTEDKPILEVDEPGVLTLVYAGAIAHDRGLILIGEAIKDLRDVRLILAGRVFDYTLIHLLKNSNVRYVGLLEATEVINLERIADVIPVLYDPSIPINRVASPNKLFEAMMLGVPVITNVCRDVVAEAHCGLIVDYDVEEVRNAIIRLKNDPSLRRKLGENGRRAFEQKYNWNLMEKRLLRLYDHILKANIS
- a CDS encoding glycosyltransferase translates to MFELVQLAKKQKGVYPKKASWRLHDLHSCDVMWIKLEMPVEVSIVIPIRDEKDSYISECLASLKETTFSGKFEVIVIKGGNRSQARNFGIKLARGEIIVFIDSDCKASRDWLSLLVSNLKQSSTLGGVGGINVSPSDDSILGKAVDLVFSSYLGSLGSASLHKPSKPKFVNALACINSAFWRKVLLETGGFDEEFELCEDTNLSYKVRALGYKLLLVPSICVEHHRRSTIKQFAKQFFLYGVGRMRSILTNRSYANKGAIVPFVGVLLFPFVAWFFPFIALVLLAIYLITILLKGLQAVIKMKEVRFLFLVPLLFVIEHSSYFIGMIYGIKKGKWKRKDAPCEIFYHWVSK
- the wecB gene encoding UDP-N-acetylglucosamine 2-epimerase (non-hydrolyzing) — translated: MKISIVLGTRPEIIKMSPIIRECERLGLEYFILHTGQHYSYNMDRIFFEQLELPEAKYNLDVGSGSHAEQTGKMLIGIEKVLRQEWPDVVLVEGDTNTVLAGALAAVKLGIKVGHVEAGLRSYDRRMPEEINRVLTDHCSDYLFAPTEKSRRILIGEGVAEEKIFVTGNTIVDAVFQNLEIARKTVNILNDLGLDEDEYFVVTVHRQENVDDEKRFRNILKGLEMVHREFGAELIYPIHPRSRKRLEAFGLKPHSIRLIEPLDYLSFLQLESNARLVLTDSGGVQEEACILGVPCVTMRDNTERPETLEVGSNILAGTNPHEIIKKVDFMLNKERNWPNPFGDGKAGARIIEALRVCLS
- a CDS encoding class I SAM-dependent methyltransferase gives rise to the protein MFWVYKSSKNIKEIVGINISRKELQKIDKRIACIVLGDAQRLPFKGSSFNVIVCKSTLHHLADPSKGILEMQRVLCEGGSVIFYESGALNPIAAIGRKFFPTDIHVRSERPFVPIVLKEMLGKARFNIVNEGYFFLFIHIFPILGKWVSFFRGTRFLKLLHRLMFCFVNRA